A genomic region of Actinomycetota bacterium contains the following coding sequences:
- a CDS encoding DUF222 domain-containing protein → MGVINAATAELVSIVGEVIENDAWGGGGLRSPAHWVAWRAGVSPARAAHLVKMARRLGELPTVAAAFAEGRLSEDSVKLVAARVPAERDAEVAGLAQVMTVAQLARTLRSLPAQPVEEPEAEPRPEPEGGGEVAFGHDDDRWWLRAGGLAPERGALVAKALEAAREAEFRARHPEAAEGAKPTGVTWSDALGGWCLNPPQAADRPVRGSVTLQRCCSGQVGRLGAQRRTRKTPAS, encoded by the coding sequence ATGGGTGTCATCAATGCCGCTACTGCCGAGCTCGTCTCCATCGTCGGCGAGGTAATAGAGAACGACGCGTGGGGCGGCGGGGGGCTGCGCTCGCCCGCCCACTGGGTGGCGTGGCGGGCGGGGGTGTCCCCGGCCCGGGCCGCCCACCTGGTCAAGATGGCCCGCCGGCTGGGCGAGCTGCCCACGGTGGCCGCGGCGTTCGCCGAGGGGCGGTTGAGCGAGGACTCGGTGAAGCTGGTGGCCGCCCGGGTGCCGGCCGAGCGCGACGCCGAGGTCGCCGGCCTGGCCCAGGTCATGACCGTGGCGCAACTGGCCCGCACACTGCGCTCGCTGCCCGCCCAGCCCGTCGAGGAGCCCGAGGCCGAGCCCCGGCCCGAGCCCGAGGGGGGCGGCGAGGTCGCCTTCGGCCACGACGACGACCGGTGGTGGCTGCGGGCCGGGGGCCTGGCCCCCGAGCGGGGCGCGCTGGTGGCCAAGGCCCTCGAGGCCGCCCGTGAGGCCGAGTTCCGGGCCCGGCACCCCGAGGCCGCCGAGGGGGCCAAGCCGACCGGGGTCACGTGGTCCGACGCCCTAGGAGGGTGGTGTCTAAACCCTCCCCAGGCGGCCGACCGCCCCGTTCGCGGCTCGGTGACACTGCAAAGGTGCTGTTCAGGGCAGGTCGGGCGCCTCGGCGCTCAGCGCCGAACGCGAAAGACACCAGCCTCCTAG
- a CDS encoding pilus assembly protein TadG-related protein translates to MKKLTARRDERGAILVMSTVGVVVAVIAAALAVDLGRIAQERRDDQRVADLAALDAARDLSQMQALAEASAVRNNFPLGGGNTIVAVEGVKTDGACVPMPGAGTVCVTVTSDIDYVFRPGGRPIVATAVAGEVPRGGFMIGSSLVTVDSSRATILNNFVGRIIRGSAVNLSVASWQGLATGHVSLEALRLQLANLGYTVGDTQSLLDTNITVSTLLQAMANALNAQGDVARADIVNVLRLAVTSTTNIALGQFINVAQGAEEMALASQVNVLQMITAAAQVANGSNFVDVPNIGITVPGLLGTRLRLQVIEPPQFYFGPEGGSVSTGQVDLLVETDLNLSLNVLGLSNVTARGKLPVRISAAGATGTLTDIECGAGAGMTVTIDPTAFAGSATTNADGIIVRGTVLIVPLDLVRIGVTSVVPTVDGPPVDKFWSYPTQFPPPDGTTTSQHAGSQPIGLQGLTTFTASDVQVLGLVNLGLLDGIVSALINALTPLIGNVDNSVLTPLLSAFGIDIGSADVTALSMQCGQPMLLG, encoded by the coding sequence ATGAAGAAGCTGACCGCCCGGCGCGACGAGCGGGGTGCGATCCTGGTCATGTCGACCGTCGGCGTGGTGGTGGCCGTCATCGCCGCCGCCCTGGCCGTCGACCTGGGCCGTATCGCCCAGGAACGCCGCGACGACCAGCGGGTGGCCGACCTGGCCGCCCTCGACGCCGCCCGTGACCTGTCCCAGATGCAGGCCCTGGCCGAGGCCAGTGCCGTGCGCAACAACTTCCCCCTGGGCGGCGGCAACACGATCGTGGCCGTCGAGGGCGTCAAGACCGACGGTGCCTGCGTCCCCATGCCCGGGGCCGGCACGGTCTGCGTGACCGTCACGTCCGACATCGACTACGTCTTCCGGCCCGGTGGCCGGCCCATCGTCGCCACCGCCGTCGCTGGCGAGGTGCCCAGGGGCGGGTTCATGATCGGTTCCTCGCTGGTGACCGTCGACTCCTCCCGGGCCACGATCCTCAACAACTTCGTGGGACGCATCATCCGGGGCAGCGCCGTGAACCTGTCGGTCGCCAGTTGGCAGGGCCTGGCCACCGGCCACGTCTCGCTCGAGGCCCTGCGCCTCCAGCTGGCCAACCTGGGCTACACAGTGGGTGACACCCAGAGCCTGCTCGACACCAACATCACGGTCTCGACCCTGCTGCAGGCCATGGCCAACGCCCTCAACGCCCAGGGCGACGTGGCCCGGGCCGACATCGTAAACGTGCTCCGCCTGGCCGTGACCTCGACCACCAACATCGCCCTCGGCCAGTTCATCAACGTGGCCCAGGGAGCCGAGGAAATGGCCTTGGCCTCGCAGGTCAACGTCCTGCAGATGATCACCGCCGCCGCCCAGGTGGCCAACGGCAGCAACTTCGTCGACGTCCCCAACATCGGCATCACCGTGCCCGGCCTGCTCGGCACCCGCCTGCGCCTCCAGGTCATCGAACCTCCCCAGTTCTACTTCGGCCCCGAGGGCGGCAGCGTCAGCACCGGCCAGGTCGACCTGCTCGTCGAGACCGACCTGAACCTCAGCCTCAACGTGCTCGGCCTGAGCAACGTGACGGCCCGGGGCAAGCTGCCCGTGCGCATCTCGGCGGCGGGCGCAACCGGCACCCTGACCGACATCGAGTGCGGAGCCGGAGCGGGCATGACCGTGACCATCGACCCCACGGCCTTCGCGGGCTCGGCCACCACCAACGCCGACGGCATCATCGTGCGGGGCACGGTCCTGATCGTGCCCCTCGACCTGGTCCGCATCGGGGTGACCAGTGTGGTGCCCACGGTCGACGGCCCGCCGGTGGACAAGTTCTGGTCCTATCCGACCCAGTTCCCCCCGCCCGACGGCACAACCACCTCCCAGCACGCCGGTTCCCAGCCCATCGGCCTCCAGGGGCTGACAACGTTCACCGCCAGCGACGTTCAGGTCCTCGGTCTGGTGAACCTCGGACTGCTCGACGGGATCGTCAGCGCCCTGATCAACGCCCTGACCCCGCTGATCGGCAACGTCGACAACAGCGTTCTGACGCCGTTGCTGAGCGCCTTCGGCATCGACATCGGCAGCGCCGACGTGACCGCCCTGTCGATGCAGTGCGGCCAGCCCATGCTGCTCGGATGA
- a CDS encoding TadE/TadG family type IV pilus assembly protein, whose protein sequence is MSQRFLPPRLRALRVVRRRNESGAAAVEFAIVAIPFFLLLYGLIVFGMALAVKQSVTNAAAEGARSAVGISDPAVAIAQAQATVNNRLDWLGNNYQPGDVTISWFTPGSGCGASSPPAGSPMTICVAIDLPYKAREVVPAAPIIQNVTPENLRSLAVVQIY, encoded by the coding sequence GTGAGCCAACGTTTCCTCCCTCCGCGCCTGCGGGCTCTCCGGGTGGTGCGCCGCCGCAACGAGTCCGGTGCTGCCGCTGTCGAGTTCGCCATCGTGGCCATACCGTTCTTCCTTCTTCTGTACGGCCTGATCGTCTTCGGCATGGCCCTGGCCGTGAAGCAGAGCGTCACCAACGCGGCCGCCGAGGGCGCGCGGTCAGCCGTCGGCATCAGTGACCCGGCTGTCGCCATCGCCCAGGCCCAGGCCACGGTCAACAACCGCCTCGACTGGCTGGGGAACAACTACCAGCCCGGCGACGTGACCATCAGCTGGTTCACGCCCGGGTCGGGATGTGGGGCGTCCAGCCCGCCGGCCGGCAGCCCCATGACGATCTGCGTGGCCATCGACCTTCCCTACAAGGCCCGGGAAGTCGTGCCGGCGGCGCCGATCATCCAGAACGTGACGCCCGAGAACCTGCGGTCGCTGGCCGTCGTCCAGATCTACTAG
- the cpaB gene encoding Flp pilus assembly protein CpaB, with amino-acid sequence MAKRSNLIVVLGLAVFLVGAGATYLLARDDGGSAASGPRVAVLYAAKPIPSGTSGGNALNQGLVKSKQIPESAKPANALTDPSQLAGLNAVLGVPEGQVLTADQWAQAQTRIGTLTIPDGKTALALELANVPGVAGFAGAGDRINIYGLLSADASQSQAKLIMQGVEILNVNGSTLAGAAGRPDGAGLVFLLAVSPEEGEQLVYLTSFQRLYFALAAKDQPPVGGTPGVNAGQALKTL; translated from the coding sequence ATGGCAAAACGATCCAACCTCATCGTGGTCCTGGGCCTGGCCGTGTTCTTGGTCGGCGCCGGCGCCACCTACCTGCTTGCCCGTGACGACGGTGGCTCGGCCGCCAGTGGCCCCCGGGTCGCCGTGCTCTACGCGGCCAAGCCGATCCCTTCGGGCACCTCGGGCGGCAACGCCCTCAACCAGGGCCTCGTGAAGAGCAAGCAGATCCCCGAGTCGGCCAAACCGGCCAACGCCCTGACCGACCCCTCGCAGCTGGCCGGGCTCAACGCCGTCCTCGGCGTGCCCGAGGGCCAGGTCCTCACCGCCGACCAGTGGGCCCAGGCCCAGACCCGCATCGGGACGCTGACGATCCCCGACGGCAAGACAGCCCTGGCTCTCGAGCTGGCCAACGTCCCGGGTGTAGCCGGGTTCGCGGGCGCCGGCGACCGCATCAACATCTACGGCCTGCTGTCGGCTGATGCCAGCCAGAGCCAGGCCAAGCTGATCATGCAGGGCGTCGAGATCCTCAATGTCAACGGCTCGACGCTGGCGGGCGCGGCCGGCCGGCCTGACGGAGCGGGTCTGGTGTTCCTGCTGGCCGTCTCCCCCGAGGAGGGCGAGCAGCTCGTCTACCTGACCAGCTTCCAGCGCCTCTACTTCGCCCTGGCCGCCAAGGACCAGCCGCCCGTCGGCGGCACCCCCGGCGTCAACGCCGGTCAAGCCCTCAAGACCCTGTAG
- a CDS encoding AAA family ATPase codes for MRNPKILVLERDPDLANQVRSVAGELRPRPEVVPCDRPGQVGDMLTEDGPFDVLVAGPSLGTKSGLNRLQVIHDELPAMSMVLAFSERPEAQLRDIVRTGAIDLLHLPVTDRVLRETLERAVALSRPVANTAQLPSPAASTPQTANVFTIASATGGCGKTFFATNLAYFLQHHTGKRTCVIDLDLQFGEVSTALRLRPRYSIADLLNRDEEDGDLASHLDEYMVVHDTGIHVLAAPKDPSDADRIHPTDVTKVLEAARSKYDYVVVDTPAQLSEVVLAAFDLSSSLYVMATMDLPSVRNMGVFLNTLDKLKIPSDNINLILNKAEKDVGLDVDQITKLFSQGFQAVLPYAREVSKSVNVGTPILAFAPTSEISRRLHTGLVPLLPADNALRLPVVNGVGKPEGFFARMFRPLLKPTQS; via the coding sequence ATGCGCAACCCGAAGATCCTCGTTCTGGAGCGCGACCCGGACCTGGCCAACCAGGTCCGGAGCGTGGCCGGCGAGCTCCGTCCCCGGCCCGAGGTGGTCCCTTGCGACCGCCCGGGCCAGGTGGGCGACATGCTCACCGAGGACGGCCCGTTCGACGTGCTGGTGGCCGGGCCCTCGCTGGGCACCAAGTCGGGCCTGAACCGGCTCCAGGTCATCCACGACGAGCTGCCGGCCATGAGCATGGTGCTGGCCTTCTCCGAGAGGCCCGAGGCCCAGCTCCGGGACATCGTCCGCACCGGTGCCATCGACCTGCTCCACCTCCCCGTCACCGACCGGGTGCTGCGGGAGACTCTCGAGCGGGCCGTTGCCCTCAGCCGGCCGGTGGCCAACACGGCCCAGCTCCCGAGCCCGGCGGCATCGACCCCTCAGACGGCCAACGTCTTCACCATCGCCTCGGCCACCGGCGGTTGTGGCAAGACGTTCTTCGCCACCAACCTGGCCTACTTCCTCCAGCACCACACCGGGAAGCGGACGTGCGTGATCGACCTCGACCTGCAGTTCGGGGAGGTGTCCACGGCGCTTCGTCTGCGGCCCCGCTACTCGATCGCCGACCTGCTCAACCGCGACGAGGAGGACGGCGACCTGGCTTCCCACCTCGATGAGTACATGGTGGTCCACGACACCGGGATCCACGTGCTGGCTGCCCCCAAGGACCCCTCGGACGCCGACCGGATCCACCCCACCGACGTCACCAAGGTCCTCGAAGCGGCCCGGTCGAAGTACGACTACGTCGTGGTCGACACGCCCGCCCAGCTCAGCGAGGTCGTGCTGGCCGCCTTCGACCTGTCCAGCAGCCTCTACGTCATGGCCACGATGGACCTGCCCAGCGTGCGCAACATGGGCGTCTTCCTGAACACCCTCGACAAGCTGAAGATCCCCAGCGACAACATCAACCTGATCCTCAACAAGGCCGAGAAGGACGTCGGCCTCGACGTGGACCAGATCACCAAGCTGTTCTCGCAGGGCTTCCAGGCAGTACTGCCCTATGCCCGAGAGGTCAGCAAGTCAGTCAACGTCGGCACCCCGATCCTGGCCTTCGCGCCTACCTCGGAGATCAGCCGGCGCCTCCACACGGGCCTCGTCCCGCTCCTGCCGGCCGACAACGCCCTCCGCCTGCCTGTCGTCAACGGTGTCGGCAAGCCCGAGGGCTTCTTCGCCCGCATGTTCCGTCCGCTCCTCAAGCCGACCCAGTCGTAG
- a CDS encoding CpaF family protein: MKLSDKLAAIEEEDRVTAEPPRPRRPGQQQPAAATAATPGNRPRTAAASAGWQANKRKVRELVLAEVAPKIGGLSGERLAVEVRNALDAILQSEQVKISPSERRKFVQEVIQDTLGYGPLDPMLADTSITEIMCNSFDDIWVERDGRLQHTGASFTDDAQYRQVIEKIVGAVGRRIDEGSPMVDARLPDGSRVNAVIPPLAIHGSVLTIRKFAADPYTAKDLINFGTFTLDLTVVLEACVRGKLNVLVSGGTGTGKTTNLNVLSSFIPENERIITIEDAAELQLQQAHVISLEARPPNAEGAGEVRIRDLVRNALRMRPDRIIVGEVRGGEALDMLQAMNTGHEGSMTTVHSNSPRDALSRLETMVLMAGYDLPVRAIREQICSALHLVMHLDRLPDGRRVVTALTELQGMEGDTILMQDIFKFRQNARGEDGKPDGELAPTGLRPKFLDKLGEVGVEIPAKAFRPPAPATQPSTRLRNAKVPNISQLVRPERAR; this comes from the coding sequence GTGAAGCTCTCAGACAAGCTCGCAGCCATCGAAGAAGAGGACCGCGTGACCGCGGAGCCGCCCCGGCCCCGCCGTCCCGGTCAGCAGCAGCCGGCGGCGGCCACGGCTGCCACCCCCGGTAACCGCCCCCGCACGGCCGCCGCGTCGGCCGGCTGGCAAGCCAACAAGCGCAAGGTGAGGGAGCTGGTGCTGGCCGAGGTGGCCCCCAAGATCGGGGGTCTCTCGGGTGAGCGCCTGGCCGTCGAGGTCCGCAATGCCCTCGACGCCATCCTCCAGAGCGAGCAGGTGAAGATCTCCCCGTCGGAGCGTCGCAAGTTCGTCCAGGAGGTCATCCAGGACACGCTTGGCTACGGCCCCCTCGACCCCATGCTGGCTGACACGTCGATCACAGAGATCATGTGCAACAGCTTCGACGACATCTGGGTGGAGCGCGACGGCCGCCTCCAGCACACGGGTGCCTCGTTCACCGACGACGCCCAGTACCGCCAGGTCATCGAGAAGATCGTGGGAGCTGTGGGCCGGCGCATCGACGAGGGTTCGCCCATGGTCGACGCCCGCCTCCCTGACGGTTCCCGTGTCAATGCCGTCATCCCGCCCCTGGCCATCCACGGTTCGGTCCTGACCATCCGAAAGTTCGCCGCTGACCCGTACACGGCCAAGGACCTGATCAACTTCGGCACGTTCACCCTCGACCTCACGGTGGTGCTCGAAGCGTGCGTCCGGGGCAAGCTCAACGTGCTGGTCTCGGGAGGTACCGGTACCGGTAAGACGACGAACCTCAACGTGCTGTCGTCGTTCATCCCCGAGAACGAGCGCATCATCACCATCGAGGACGCGGCCGAGCTCCAGCTCCAGCAGGCCCACGTGATCAGCCTCGAGGCCCGACCGCCCAACGCCGAAGGCGCCGGCGAGGTCCGCATCCGTGACCTCGTGCGCAACGCCCTCCGTATGCGTCCCGACCGCATCATCGTGGGTGAGGTCCGGGGCGGCGAGGCCCTCGACATGCTCCAGGCCATGAACACCGGCCACGAGGGCTCGATGACCACCGTCCACTCCAACAGCCCCCGCGACGCCCTGAGCCGGCTGGAGACCATGGTCCTCATGGCCGGCTACGACCTACCGGTCCGGGCCATCCGCGAGCAGATCTGCTCCGCCCTTCACCTGGTCATGCACCTCGACCGCCTGCCCGACGGGCGGCGGGTGGTGACCGCTCTCACCGAGCTCCAGGGCATGGAGGGCGACACGATCCTCATGCAGGACATCTTCAAGTTCCGCCAGAACGCTCGCGGCGAGGACGGCAAGCCCGACGGCGAACTGGCCCCCACGGGCCTGCGGCCCAAGTTCCTCGACAAGCTGGGCGAGGTCGGGGTCGAGATCCCGGCCAAGGCCTTCCGGCCGCCCGCCCCGGCCACCCAGCCGTCGACTCGCCTGCGCAACGCCAAGGTCCCCAACATCTCCCAGCTCGTACGACCGGAGAGGGCACGATGA
- a CDS encoding type II secretion system F family protein yields the protein MSTSLVASMLLVGFGLSLVVAGWLVKVRNRDKMLAEILDLPFGERDVRVEALTETRSPIVEGTVGFAGRMVTQFDAKGSLKASLERARIPMKPAEFVVITACSSVALAALLYGLTTVWLFGLVGLAIGPIGAQAAIKRRIAGRRKKFEAALPDALSLIASSLSAGHTFLRAIQMMCEESEPPISEEFARVVNETRLGDPLVDALSRMSQRLQIRDLDWVVQAIRIQQTVGGRLADLLHTLSDFIRARDEVRREVQVLTAEGRISAWILGGMAPFMLFMIQTISPGYMEPMYQGWGIVVLAGTAAMVAIGAAIIFRMTKIEV from the coding sequence ATGAGCACTTCACTTGTTGCATCCATGCTGCTGGTCGGTTTCGGCCTGTCGCTGGTCGTTGCCGGCTGGCTGGTCAAGGTCCGCAACCGGGACAAGATGCTGGCCGAGATCCTCGACCTCCCCTTCGGGGAGCGCGACGTGCGGGTGGAGGCGCTGACCGAGACCCGCAGTCCCATCGTCGAGGGGACGGTCGGGTTCGCGGGCCGGATGGTGACCCAGTTCGACGCCAAGGGGTCGCTCAAGGCGTCCCTCGAGCGGGCCCGGATCCCGATGAAGCCGGCCGAGTTCGTGGTGATCACGGCCTGTTCGTCGGTCGCGCTGGCCGCCCTTCTCTACGGGCTGACCACCGTGTGGCTATTCGGCCTCGTGGGCCTGGCCATCGGGCCCATCGGGGCGCAGGCCGCCATCAAGCGCCGGATCGCCGGGCGCCGCAAGAAGTTCGAGGCCGCTCTGCCGGACGCGCTGAGCCTCATCGCCTCGTCCCTGTCGGCCGGTCACACCTTCCTGCGAGCCATCCAGATGATGTGCGAGGAGTCCGAGCCCCCGATATCGGAGGAGTTCGCCCGGGTCGTCAACGAGACCCGCCTCGGGGACCCCTTGGTCGACGCCCTCAGCCGTATGTCGCAGCGCCTCCAGATCCGGGATCTCGACTGGGTCGTGCAGGCCATCCGCATCCAGCAGACGGTCGGGGGCCGGCTCGCCGACCTGCTGCACACCCTGTCCGACTTCATCCGGGCCCGTGACGAGGTGCGCCGGGAGGTCCAGGTCCTGACGGCCGAGGGCCGTATCTCGGCCTGGATCCTCGGCGGCATGGCCCCCTTCATGCTCTTCATGATCCAGACCATCAGCCCCGGCTACATGGAGCCCATGTACCAGGGGTGGGGGATCGTCGTGCTGGCCGGGACCGCCGCCATGGTGGCCATCGGCGCGGCGATCATCTTCCGCATGACCAAGATCGAGGTCTGA
- a CDS encoding type II secretion system F family protein: MSSLGIAITVSLALAGALIAYAGVRAQRPALDAGEYLRQLDDENGPTDEYERRLAEPFVMRLVHPLGQALGGITKLTPKNYVENVHKKLLHAGMANSVRAEEFVVGQMALTAVLTVGALLWVVLSEPVASRALLVLLLLPAVGIMLPASWLQRKVDARKLAIFKDLPDTLDLLAISVEAGMGFEGALDVVCQHFQSPLADEFHRTLKEMELGLPRRDAFQNLKRRTEQPELSNFVLALMQADALGIPIGRVLRTQAAEMRAKRRQWAREKAAKLPVKMLLPLTLFIFPAIMIVILGPAAPGFTSVLGN; the protein is encoded by the coding sequence ATGAGCTCCCTCGGCATAGCCATCACCGTCTCTCTGGCCTTGGCCGGAGCGCTCATCGCCTACGCGGGCGTGAGGGCCCAGCGCCCGGCGCTCGATGCCGGCGAGTACCTCCGCCAGCTCGACGACGAGAACGGCCCCACCGACGAGTACGAGCGCCGGCTGGCGGAGCCGTTCGTCATGCGCCTCGTCCACCCTCTGGGCCAGGCCCTGGGCGGCATCACCAAGCTGACGCCCAAGAACTACGTCGAGAACGTTCACAAGAAGCTGCTGCACGCGGGCATGGCCAACTCGGTCAGGGCCGAGGAGTTCGTGGTCGGCCAGATGGCCCTGACGGCCGTGCTCACCGTGGGTGCCCTGCTGTGGGTGGTCTTGAGCGAGCCGGTCGCCAGCCGGGCACTCCTCGTGCTCCTGCTCCTGCCGGCCGTGGGCATCATGCTGCCGGCCTCGTGGCTGCAACGCAAGGTCGACGCCCGCAAGCTGGCCATCTTCAAGGACCTGCCCGACACCCTCGACCTTCTGGCCATCTCGGTGGAAGCGGGCATGGGGTTCGAAGGCGCCCTCGACGTCGTCTGCCAGCACTTCCAGTCTCCGCTGGCCGACGAGTTCCACCGGACCTTGAAGGAGATGGAGCTGGGCCTGCCCCGGCGGGACGCCTTCCAGAACCTCAAGCGCCGCACCGAGCAGCCCGAGCTGTCCAACTTCGTGCTCGCTCTCATGCAGGCCGACGCTCTGGGCATCCCCATCGGCCGGGTGCTGCGCACCCAGGCGGCCGAGATGCGGGCCAAGCGGCGCCAGTGGGCCCGGGAGAAGGCGGCCAAGCTGCCTGTGAAGATGCTGCTCCCCCTCACCCTGTTCATCTTCCCGGCCATCATGATCGTGATCCTCGGCCCCGCGGCCCCCGGTTTCACGAGCGTGCTCGGCAACTAG
- a CDS encoding GAF domain-containing sensor histidine kinase, giving the protein MSRRAPFQPLVNGVRWGTLAAGLAVAPFRGPLARPVVTWGLILLTYAIWRTYRPLALQPAVASPDPARRALALLPYLGEVGLASAAIASTGYWDSPFAFCIVTGVVAAGFARGHWFAARLALAAGLAVSVPYAITSDGSTGRDLQVSGQWMVELLLVALLAGYARRIFGDAQRQHSRTMDRMAELVEANELLVSLHRVAQHLPASLNLKSVADSTVARLKTIVASDVAAVLVRDEATSRWVVVAAEGTTVGRAFEDHELPPALASTMASSVASLALVLGPGEGLGPEVLSHSGLYAPLRARGALVGLVALEHHAPGFYGRRELQLLDGFIEPAALGIDNARWFARLRAIGADEERVRIARDMHDRLGQSLASVAFGLDRVRRRTDDDVLRKEIDELRSEVREAVAEVRETLGDLRADISDDRGLVETIVTYLDRVEGRSGMDVNFSHDAPHRLPVVQERELWRIAQEAITNVERHARARHLSVRWESGGGDALLVVADDGRGFVPNQAKDGSFGITGMRERADAIGAVLDVDSVPGGGTVVRCRLGSSP; this is encoded by the coding sequence ATGAGCCGCCGCGCTCCCTTCCAGCCGTTGGTCAACGGCGTGCGCTGGGGGACCCTGGCCGCCGGCCTGGCCGTGGCCCCCTTCCGGGGACCACTGGCCCGGCCGGTGGTCACGTGGGGGCTCATCCTCCTTACCTACGCCATCTGGCGAACGTACCGGCCCCTGGCCCTGCAGCCCGCGGTGGCCAGCCCGGACCCAGCCCGGCGGGCCCTCGCCCTGCTGCCCTACCTGGGTGAGGTCGGCCTGGCCTCGGCCGCCATCGCCAGCACCGGTTACTGGGACTCGCCCTTCGCCTTCTGCATCGTTACCGGCGTGGTGGCCGCGGGCTTCGCCCGAGGCCACTGGTTCGCGGCCCGCCTGGCCCTAGCTGCCGGGCTAGCGGTGAGCGTGCCCTACGCGATCACCAGCGACGGCTCCACCGGGCGGGACCTCCAGGTATCCGGCCAGTGGATGGTGGAGCTCCTGCTGGTCGCCCTGCTGGCCGGCTACGCCCGGCGGATCTTCGGCGACGCCCAGCGCCAGCACTCCCGGACCATGGACCGCATGGCCGAGCTGGTGGAGGCCAACGAGTTGCTCGTCTCCTTGCACCGCGTGGCCCAGCACCTGCCGGCCTCGCTCAACCTCAAGAGCGTGGCCGATTCGACGGTGGCCCGCCTGAAGACGATCGTGGCCAGCGATGTGGCCGCCGTCCTCGTCCGTGACGAGGCCACATCCCGATGGGTCGTGGTCGCGGCCGAGGGCACCACCGTGGGCCGGGCCTTCGAGGACCACGAGCTGCCTCCTGCCCTGGCATCGACCATGGCCTCGAGCGTGGCTTCTCTCGCCTTGGTCCTCGGCCCGGGGGAGGGCCTGGGACCTGAGGTCCTGTCCCACTCGGGGCTCTATGCCCCGCTTCGGGCCCGAGGGGCGCTGGTCGGCCTGGTCGCGCTGGAGCATCACGCCCCCGGGTTCTACGGGCGCCGCGAGCTCCAGCTCCTCGACGGCTTCATCGAGCCCGCCGCTCTGGGGATCGACAACGCCCGCTGGTTCGCCCGGCTCCGGGCCATCGGCGCCGACGAGGAGCGGGTGCGCATCGCCCGCGACATGCACGACCGGCTGGGGCAGTCCCTGGCCAGTGTGGCCTTCGGTCTCGACCGCGTGAGGCGCCGTACCGACGACGACGTCCTGCGCAAGGAGATCGACGAGCTGCGGTCGGAGGTGCGCGAGGCGGTGGCCGAGGTGCGAGAGACCCTCGGCGACCTCCGGGCCGACATCAGCGACGACCGCGGCCTCGTCGAGACCATCGTGACCTACCTCGACCGGGTCGAGGGCCGATCGGGCATGGACGTCAACTTCAGCCATGACGCCCCTCACCGCCTGCCGGTGGTGCAGGAACGCGAGCTCTGGCGCATCGCCCAGGAGGCCATCACCAACGTCGAGCGTCACGCCCGCGCCCGTCACCTGAGCGTGCGCTGGGAAAGCGGCGGAGGGGACGCCCTGCTCGTCGTGGCCGACGACGGGCGGGGCTTCGTGCCCAACCAAGCCAAGGACGGCTCGTTCGGGATAACCGGCATGCGCGAGCGGGCCGATGCCATCGGAGCGGTCCTCGATGTCGACTCCGTGCCCGGAGGCGGCACCGTCGTGCGCTGCCGCCTGGGCAGTAGCCCGTGA
- a CDS encoding response regulator transcription factor: MNPAADGRQPRLLLADDHRMLRDGLRRSMADSGMDVVGEASNGEEAVRMARDLRPDVVLMDVTMPVLDGIEATRLIRAQLPSTQVVILTMHGDADLMTRALQAGAAGYVVKDCSTEEVVAAVQLACGEGGLSQDLAGSMLVEARRLNSREASLISAREEEVLQLVADGLSLPEVAAQLFISLKTVKNHLASIYQKLDARDRTQAVVRAVRLGIIRLD; encoded by the coding sequence GTGAACCCTGCCGCTGACGGCCGCCAGCCCCGCCTCCTGCTGGCCGACGACCACCGGATGTTGCGCGATGGCCTGCGCCGTTCGATGGCCGACAGCGGGATGGACGTGGTCGGGGAGGCATCCAACGGCGAGGAGGCCGTCCGCATGGCTCGCGACCTACGCCCCGACGTGGTCCTCATGGACGTCACCATGCCGGTGCTCGACGGGATCGAGGCGACCAGGCTCATCCGCGCCCAACTGCCGTCGACCCAGGTCGTGATACTCACCATGCACGGCGACGCCGACCTGATGACCAGGGCGTTGCAGGCCGGGGCCGCGGGCTACGTGGTCAAGGACTGTTCGACCGAGGAGGTCGTAGCCGCCGTGCAGCTGGCCTGCGGCGAGGGCGGGCTCTCCCAGGACCTGGCTGGTTCGATGCTGGTGGAGGCCCGCCGGTTGAACAGCCGCGAGGCGTCCCTTATCAGCGCCCGGGAGGAGGAGGTCCTCCAACTGGTGGCCGACGGCCTGTCGCTGCCCGAGGTGGCCGCCCAGCTGTTCATCAGCCTCAAGACGGTGAAGAACCACCTGGCTTCCATCTACCAGAAGCTCGACGCCCGGGACCGCACCCAGGCCGTGGTGCGCGCCGTCCGCCTGGGGATCATCCGGCTCGACTGA